The genomic interval TGAAAGGCTTCGAAAATCACCACCCGGCCCAGCTGTCCGGCGGCATGAAGCAGCGCGTCGCCATCGCCCGGGCGCTGGCCAACAAGCCGCGGATCCTGCTGATGGACGAGCCCTTCGGTGCGCTGGACGCTCAGACGCGGGCGGAGATGCAGGACTACCTGCTGCAGATCTACCGCAACGTCGACGCGACGATCCTCTTCATCACCCACGACCTCGACGAGGCGGTTTACCTCGCCGACCGCGTCGTCGTCATGGGGCGCAAGCCCGGCCGCGTCATCGAGACGGTGGACGTGCCCCTGCTCCGCCCCCGCGACCCGCAGATGGCCTTCACCGACGACTTCCTGGCCACCAAGCGCCACATCGAGCACCTCATCCACCCGCCCGAGCCGGCGGGTACGGAGAAGAGAAAGGCGCCGATCACGCGGATGACGGTGGTCGGCGACGAGGTGTATTGATGCGCCCTCCGGTGCCGCCGGTGGCTGTGCCTGTTGACGAAAGTTGCCCGCGTCCGCAAGGTTCTCCGAAAGCGTCCCCCATGACACGTGCAGCCCCTCGCGCCGGCGGGCTCTGCCCGCCGAAGCCGTAGCCCGTCCGCACCTCAACTCGCGAAGCGAAATCCCCCGAGCCACCGCCACCGAAGCCGCCCGGACCCGCGAGGAGGTCATGTCGACCGCGCTGGCCATCTTCGCGCGTCGGGGCTACGCCGCGACGCGGCTCGCCGACGTCGCCGACGCGATGGGGGTGACGCGCGGGGCGATCTACGGGCACTTCGCCAGCAAGCAGGAGCTGTTCCTGGCGGTGGTGCGGAAGAGCCAGGACCCGATCTACGCGCTGCTCGCCGAGGTGGAGCGAGAGGCCGCCGCGGGCGTATCTCCGCGGGCTTCCCTCCGCGGGATGATGCTGGGCTGGTGCCGGCTCCTGCGGGAGGACCCGCAGCACCGGGCCGGATTCGAGCTGGTCATGACCAAGACGACGTTCGTCGACGAGCTCGAGGAGCTCTACGAGCGGGAGAAGCAGCTGACCCGCGACGTCATCCGCACGGTGACCCGGACCGTGGAGCGGGGGCAAGCGGTCGGCGAGTTCCCCGCCGGGCTCAACCCGCGGGACGCGGGGCTCACGGTCTACCTGCACCTGATGGGGCTGACGCAGGCGTGGCTCTTCAACCCCGCGCTCTTCTCGCTCGCCCGCCGGGCGGAGACCCTCGCCGACGCCACGCTGGGCGGCCTGGGCGTCCAGACCGCGTGACCCGCTAAGATTCACCAGCGCATCCAAACCGGACGACCATGAACGACTCTCACCACACGCCGCCCGCTTCCGAGCCCCTCGATCCCAAGCAGATGAAGGGCTACCTCGCGGCACTCAAGGAGGAGTCGATTCCCAACAAGACGTACCTGGAGGAGATGAAGCGGCAGGTCGAGATCGGCCTGCCCGGGGCGGATTCCATCGGCGACAAGACGATCAGCACCTTCTCGCGGGGCGAGCTGCCGCACTACGCCGGCATCAACACGCTGCTGAAGCTGAAGTACCTCGAAGACGTCCGCGAGGTCGGGAACTACGACGTCGCCTTCCTGGGCATCCCCTTCGACATCGGCACCACCTACCGCTCGGGCACGCGCTTCGGGCCGCAGGCGATGCGCCGGATCTCCGCTCTCTACACCAGCTACTTCTACGAGCTCGGCGTGGACCTGGTGGAGAACGTGAGAATGTGCGACCTGGGCGACGTCTTCACGATCGGCAACATCGAGAAGAGCTTCGACCAGGTCTCCCGCGCGGTCAGCCACGTCTACAGCTCCGGCTGCTTCCCCTTTCTCATGGGCGGCGACCACTCGCTGGGCTATCCGAACGTGCGCGGCATCGCGCCGCACGTCGACGGCGACATCGGGATCATCCACATCGACCGTCACATCGACATCCAGGAGAAGGACATGGACGAGCGGATGCACACGTGCCCGTGGTTCCACGCGACCAACATCCCCAACGCCCCGGCGAAGAACCTGGTGCAGGTGGGCATCGGCGGCTGGCAGGTGCCGCGGCCGGGCGTGAAGATCGCCCGCGAGCGCGGCACGAACATCATCTCCATGGACGACGTGGACGACCACGGCATCGACAAGGTCGCCGAGATGGCGCTGGAGATGGCGTGGAAGGGCAACGTGAAGGCGGTCTACCTCTCCTTCGACATCGACAGCGTCGACTGCGGCTTCGTGCCGGGCACCGGCTGGCCCGAGCCCGGCGGCTTCCTGCCGCGCGAGGTGCTCAAGCTGCTCAAGCTCGTGGCGAGGGAGGGCATCTGCGCGATGGAGGTCGTCGAGGTCTCACCCGCGTACGACACCTCCGACATCACCGCGCTCCTGGGCGTCCGGGCGATGCTCGACGTGCTGGCGACGATGGTGGACGAGGGGATCCTGCCCCGGAAGGAGAAGGCCGTCTCGGACGCGGGCATCGACGGGTGGAAGGGGACGTGATGTTCGCAAGCCGTCCGAGCACCGCTTCGCGGGCCACGACGGGCACGCAGGCACGAAGACACGAAGGGGGATCGGGTGCATGAGCTCTCGGTCGCGATCTCCATCGTCGACAGCCTGAAGGACGTGCTGGAGGAAGAGGACGGAGGAAAGGTCTCGTCCGTCTCCGTGGCGGTGGGCGCGCACGCCGGCGTGGTGATCGAGGCGTTGCGTTACGCGTGGGGGCCCGCCACCTGCGGCACGCCCCTGGAGGGCTCGGTGCTGGACGTCGAAGCGGTGCCGGCCACCGTCTGGTGCGGCAGGTGTGCGTCGGAGTCCGTCCTCCCCGGGGTCCGCCTCTCCTGTCCCGCGTGCGGTGCCGCCACGCCCGTGCTCCTTTCCGGCAAAGAGCTCGACCTCCTTTCGTTCGAGCTCGAGCGGGATCTTCCCCCCGCCGAGCCCCCCCTCCGTGCCTTCGTGCCTTCGCGTCCTTCGTGAACGAGCGGAGCGCTGCCCCCGACCCGCCCATGGCCGCAAACACCACCCGCCTCGTCGAAGTCCGAACGAAGATCCTCAAGAAGAACGACGAGCACGCGCGGGCGCTGCGGGCGCGTTTCCAGGAGGCCGGGGTCCGCGTGGTCTCGTGGGTGTCGTCGCCGGGCTCCGGGAAAACCGAGCTGCTCAAGCGGCTGCTGCTGCACCTCAAGCAGACGCGGCCGGGGCTGAAGGTCGCCACGCTGGTCGGCGACCTCGCCACCGACAACGACGCCGACCGCCTCGCCGCCGCCGGGTACCCCGTCGCCCAGATCCTCACCGGCACCATGTGCCACCTCGAGGCCGACATGACCGCGGGGGCCATCGAGAAGGCCGGCTGGGACCTCGAGGAGATCGACCTCCTGCTTGTCGAGAACGTCGGCAACCTGGTCTGCCCCGCCACCTACGACCTCGGCGAGGCGCTGCGGGTCGTGGCGCTCTCCACGACCGAGGGCGAGGACAAGCCGCTGAAGTACCCGACCATCTTCAACACCGCCGACCTGGCGGTCGTCACCAAGATGGACCTGGCGGAGGTACTCGGCTTCGACGAAGCCGCCTGCCGCGCGAACATCGACGCCGTGCGACCGGGGATGCCGGTTCTCGGCGTCTCGGCGAGGAGCGGCGAAGGCCTCGCTGAGCTGGCCGCGGCGGTCTTGGGCTGAATCCGCGGACCGCGGTCCTCCGGGGCCGGATCCCGCGACGATCCGCGGATTCAGTCGCTCGGGCCGTGCACGGGCAGGCCGGCCTCGGCCCAGCCCGCGTAGCCGCCGGTGAGGACGCGGACCGGCGAGAAGCCCAGCGACTCCAGCACCGCCTGCGCCAGCGCGGCGTGCGTGCCGATCGCGTCGTACACGATCAGCGGCCCGCCGGCGGCCGGGTCGAGGCCGGCCTCCCGCGCCATCCGCTCCCGATCGGGGCCCGGCTTGAGCCGCGGGTCGGAGACGCTCAAGAGGAAGTCCTGCCAGGGGAGGTTGCGGGCGCCGGGGATGTGGCCGCCGCGCTGGGTGCCGTGCCCCGAGCGTTCGCCCCGGAAGAGGCGTCCGCTGCGGGAATCGACGAGGCGTCCGAGGGCGGCCGCCTCGGCGGCTTCCTCCCGTGTCGCCTCGACGGGGCGGACGACGCCGACCGGCCAGCTCGTCGGCGTCCGCACCGGCGGCGGATCGGTGGACAGCGGGTGGCCGGCCGCCACCCAGCCGCGGGTGTGGCCGTCGAGCAGCCGCGCCCGCACGCCGGCGCGGCGGAGGGCCAGCCGCAGGGGCGCCGGGAAGACGCCGCCGGCGTCGCCGACGAGCACGACGTCGTCCCCGGGCCGCAGCCCGAGGCGGCCGAACAGCTCGGCGGCTGCCTCGGACCCGACCAGCCCGTTGGTGCGGCCGGGCCGGTCCACCATCGCCTCGTCGTGCTCGACGAAGAACGCCCCGGGCACGTGCCCGCGCTCGTAGCCGCGGCGGCCGTGCCCGACGTGCAGCAGCACGAGCGCGGGATCGTCCGCGGCGAGCCGCTCCGCCACCTCCGCGATGGACGCGAAAGCCCCGCCGGAGGCCTCCGCGGCGCGGAGGCCCGGCGGGGCGGCCGGCGTCGCCTCCGCCCGGGCGATGCCGAGAGCCGGGAGCAGCGCGAGGACGAGAAAGAGCGGTCGGATCATCGGTCGATCGGCTCCGCGGCGGTTCCGCGGCTCAGGCGCGGCGGCGGCGGCCCAGCAGGAGCGCCCCGGCGCCCGCGAGGACCACGGCCGAGGCGGGCTCGGGCACGGTGACCGAGAAGATGCCCGAGCCGCCGGCGTTGGTGGTGCCGGCGAAGTAGACGTCGAAGACGCCACCCACCGAAGAGGTGATGCCCAGCACGTCCGTGAAGTTCTCGAAGCTGGCGAGGCTGGCGATGCCGTTGCTCGTGTCGACCGCGTCGCCGATGGAGAAGACGGCCTCGCCGTCGACCACGAGCGTGTCGGGGTTGTTGATGCCGTCGTCGTCGGTGTCGACGAGCGTGGCGTAGTTCCCGGTCGCGGAGAGTTCCGCGGCGTCGAAGCCGTCGAAGATCGTGCGGCCACCAACGGTGTCGCCGGACTGCAGCACGATCTCGCCGTCGAGGGCGAGGAACTCGACGGTCTCGGTGGAACCCGGGTCGCTGTTGTCGTCGTAGTCGCCGGTGAAGAGGTAGGCGCCGGCGTCATTCACCCCGAAGCGGAAGAAGTTGTCCCAGACCGCGTCGGCGACGCCGGGAACGGCCATGCCCTCCTGGATCGCCGAGCCGTCGCTTCCGGTCGCGGTGGTGACGGTCCCCGTCGTCAGGTCGGCGATGACAACGAAGTCGTCCGTGGCCGAGGGCTCGCTGCCGACGCTGACCCGCGTGGCTGCGAAGAGTCCCCCGCTGGACACCTCGTAGTCCGAATCGATCTGATCGATGAGTGCGGTGGTCCCCGGGCCCGTCGAGATGGACGTCGTCGCGCCGGCGTTGCCGAAGACGAACTGCAGCGCCGTGGCGCTCCCGCCGTCGGTGAAGAGGGCGGTGGCGGAGTTGCTGGTCGGCGGGTTCGTGCTGGAGAAGAAGACCAGCTCGCCGGCCGCGGTCAGCTGCGGGCGGGCCGGGATGCGGTAGACGCCAAGCGCCGAATCGGCGGCGACGCTGTCGCCCTGCGTGAGGACGCGGCTGCCGTCCCGGAAGATCGCCGAGTCGTTGGAGCCCGGGCCGCCGATCCGGTAGACCACCGAGCCCGCGGCGTCGATGCCGGGGGCGCCCGCGAAGTCGTTGATGTCCGCGCCTTCCTCGTCCACGAGGGCCAGCCCGCCGGGGCCGGCGGTGAAGACGAACTCGTTCGCCGAGGAGCCGGTCCCGTCGCCGGTGAGCGCCGCGACCTGACCCGCGGCGTTCACGTTGAAGCCCTGGATCTCGCCGATCGTCTGGCCGCCGACGGTGGTGCCCGACTCGACGACCGCCGTGGCGGTTTGAGCGAAGGCGGAGGGGGCCGCGGGGACGGCGGCGGCGAGCGCGAGCGTTGCGAGGCGGGAGCGGGTGGTCATGGGGTTTCTCCGGTCGGGGCGAAAATTTGCTGCGCCGGTGCGCACGCCGGATTATGCTGCAAGACCCGCACAGACGCAACCCGTCTTCTAGGACCATCACCATGAAACCTGCTGGTGCCCGACGAGCACGCTTTCAACCCGCCGCGTTCACCCTGATCGAGCTGCTGGTGGTGATCTCGATCATCGCGCTGCTGGTGGGGATCCTGCTGCCGGCGCTCGGGAAGGCCCGAGAATCAGCACGCGCCTCGGTGTGCCAGTCGAACCTGAAGCAGCTGGGCATCGCGGGCCACGCCTACGCGACCGACTTCGACGGCTTCCCGCCGGGCGACGAAGCCCTGGGCGGTGCTTCGATCCGCATGGGAGCGGGCGTCGACGGCGGCAACCACCCCAAAGCTTCGCTTCGCAACCCGGGCGTGGAGGAGACCTTCGGCCTCTCCTCCGTCTACGCCCGCCAGGGCTACATGGACCCTGGCGCAGGGTGGATCTGCCCGTCGCAGTACGCGGTGGTCGGCGGCAGCGGGTACGACTTCGCGATGGCCGAGTGGGGGAACACGTACCTCGTGCAGACCGTCGACAAGCGGATCGAGCAGATGATGCTGGAGACCGACGCCAGCAAGACGCCGGTGCCCTGGGCGAAAGACAATTGGCTCCGGTACCCCGGCCAAGCGGGCAACTACGTCCCGGGGCGGAACAGCGATGCCGACAAGGGTGGCAGCCTCCCGTGGAGCGTCCGCGGTGCGGCCATCCCCCACCGCGGAGCCGGGGGCATCAAGACCGAGGGGCTGAGCACGTTCACCGCGTGGCAGGACGCTTTCGCGCCGGTGATGGGCACGTTGAACGTCGACAAGATCGCCGGCCAGAACAAGCTTTTCTACGACGGACACGTCGAGGCGGTGTATCAGGATGGCTGATCGGCGGGCGGTGGCGCTGCCCGCGGTCGCCGCGGGCTTGGTGGCGGGCCTGGGCCTGCTCGCCGGAGCGACCGCGCCCGCGGACGATCCCTCCGCGGCCGACCTCCGCGCGATCTACAGCCAGCCGCCGGCGGCGTGGCCGGCGGCCACCGTGGACGAGGGGGTGGAGCCGCGGGAGCTGGGCCTGCTGCCGGAACTGCCCGAAGCGGACGAGAAGCTCGTCGGGCTCGGCGAGATGCTCTTCTTCGATCCGCGGCTCTCGACGACCGGGCAGATGGCCTGCGCCAGCTGCCACGACCCGGACCTGGGTTGGGCCGACGGGCGGACGACCAGCTTCGGCTTCCGGCGGACGCAGCTCCCGCGGAACGCCCCGACGATCCAGAACAGCGGGCACCTGCACCCGCTGTTCTGGGACGGGCGGGCCGGGAGCCTCGAGGAGCTGACGCTCGAGGTCATCGAGCACCCCGACGAGATGCGTGGCACCGGCACGGCGGTGGTCGAGCGGCTGTCGGCGGTGCCGGCGTACGCCGAGGCCTTCGCCGAGATCCCGGGCGAGCCCGGCGTCACGATCGAGAAGGTGACCTCCGCCGTCGCCGCGTTCTGCCGCAGCGTCAACGGCGGGAAGAGCCGCTTCGACGCCTTCCTGCGCGGGCGGGAGACGGCGCTGACCGACGCGGAGCTGCGGGGCTTGCACCTCTACCGCACCGAGGCGAGGTGCATGAACTGCCACGACGGCCCGGAGATGAGCGACGGCAAGCTGCACGTCACCGGGCTGTCGCTGTCGGGCACGCCGCGGGAGGACCTCGGCGCCTACGCCGTGACCGGGAGGCCCGAGGACAGCGGCGCCTTCCGCACGCCGACGCTGCGGAACATCGCCAAGACCGGCCCGTACATGCACCACGGCCTCTTCGAGAGCCTGCCCGTCACGCTCCGCGCGTACAACGGCGGGATGCCCACCCAGCGGGACCGCATCAACGACCCCGCCGACCCCGTGCCGGTGAAGAGCCCGCTGCTGCACGAGCTGGGGCTGGACGACGCGCAGCTCGGAGACCTCGAGGCCTTCCTCCGCTCGACCACCGAGCCGCACCGCCTGGTGCTGCCCCCGGACCTCCCGCCGCACGCCGACGACGCTCCGCCGCCGGCGATTCCTCCTGACGCCGAGGCCGGCCACGCGAGGCCGTAGGCGGGTGGGCGCAGGGCCCGGCCCGGCCCGGCCCGCCGGCGCCGGGGCTGCTGGGGCCGCGCGCGACCGCGGGGCGGGTGAGCC from Phycisphaera mikurensis NBRC 102666 carries:
- a CDS encoding ABC transporter ATP-binding protein, coding for MSVAHPPEVAARFGRIRQRPVVLEVEQLGKSFVSPGGETVRVFDGVDLSIRRREFITVVGPSGCGKSTFIRMVAGLETATSGRILLDGEAVVGPGADRGMVFQAYTLFPWLSVKRNVMFGLLQAGRSEASASSEACVWLEMVGLKGFENHHPAQLSGGMKQRVAIARALANKPRILLMDEPFGALDAQTRAEMQDYLLQIYRNVDATILFITHDLDEAVYLADRVVVMGRKPGRVIETVDVPLLRPRDPQMAFTDDFLATKRHIEHLIHPPEPAGTEKRKAPITRMTVVGDEVY
- a CDS encoding TetR family transcriptional regulator, with the protein product MSTALAIFARRGYAATRLADVADAMGVTRGAIYGHFASKQELFLAVVRKSQDPIYALLAEVEREAAAGVSPRASLRGMMLGWCRLLREDPQHRAGFELVMTKTTFVDELEELYEREKQLTRDVIRTVTRTVERGQAVGEFPAGLNPRDAGLTVYLHLMGLTQAWLFNPALFSLARRAETLADATLGGLGVQTA
- a CDS encoding sulfurtransferase is translated as MIRPLFLVLALLPALGIARAEATPAAPPGLRAAEASGGAFASIAEVAERLAADDPALVLLHVGHGRRGYERGHVPGAFFVEHDEAMVDRPGRTNGLVGSEAAAELFGRLGLRPGDDVVLVGDAGGVFPAPLRLALRRAGVRARLLDGHTRGWVAAGHPLSTDPPPVRTPTSWPVGVVRPVEATREEAAEAAALGRLVDSRSGRLFRGERSGHGTQRGGHIPGARNLPWQDFLLSVSDPRLKPGPDRERMAREAGLDPAAGGPLIVYDAIGTHAALAQAVLESLGFSPVRVLTGGYAGWAEAGLPVHGPSD
- the hypB gene encoding hydrogenase nickel incorporation protein HypB — protein: MAANTTRLVEVRTKILKKNDEHARALRARFQEAGVRVVSWVSSPGSGKTELLKRLLLHLKQTRPGLKVATLVGDLATDNDADRLAAAGYPVAQILTGTMCHLEADMTAGAIEKAGWDLEEIDLLLVENVGNLVCPATYDLGEALRVVALSTTEGEDKPLKYPTIFNTADLAVVTKMDLAEVLGFDEAACRANIDAVRPGMPVLGVSARSGEGLAELAAAVLG
- a CDS encoding type II secretion system protein, producing MKPAGARRARFQPAAFTLIELLVVISIIALLVGILLPALGKARESARASVCQSNLKQLGIAGHAYATDFDGFPPGDEALGGASIRMGAGVDGGNHPKASLRNPGVEETFGLSSVYARQGYMDPGAGWICPSQYAVVGGSGYDFAMAEWGNTYLVQTVDKRIEQMMLETDASKTPVPWAKDNWLRYPGQAGNYVPGRNSDADKGGSLPWSVRGAAIPHRGAGGIKTEGLSTFTAWQDAFAPVMGTLNVDKIAGQNKLFYDGHVEAVYQDG
- a CDS encoding PEP-CTERM domain protein, with the translated sequence MTTRSRLATLALAAAVPAAPSAFAQTATAVVESGTTVGGQTIGEIQGFNVNAAGQVAALTGDGTGSSANEFVFTAGPGGLALVDEEGADINDFAGAPGIDAAGSVVYRIGGPGSNDSAIFRDGSRVLTQGDSVAADSALGVYRIPARPQLTAAGELVFFSSTNPPTSNSATALFTDGGSATALQFVFGNAGATTSISTGPGTTALIDQIDSDYEVSSGGLFAATRVSVGSEPSATDDFVVIADLTTGTVTTATGSDGSAIQEGMAVPGVADAVWDNFFRFGVNDAGAYLFTGDYDDNSDPGSTETVEFLALDGEIVLQSGDTVGGRTIFDGFDAAELSATGNYATLVDTDDDGINNPDTLVVDGEAVFSIGDAVDTSNGIASLASFENFTDVLGITSSVGGVFDVYFAGTTNAGGSGIFSVTVPEPASAVVLAGAGALLLGRRRRA
- a CDS encoding cytochrome-c peroxidase encodes the protein MADRRAVALPAVAAGLVAGLGLLAGATAPADDPSAADLRAIYSQPPAAWPAATVDEGVEPRELGLLPELPEADEKLVGLGEMLFFDPRLSTTGQMACASCHDPDLGWADGRTTSFGFRRTQLPRNAPTIQNSGHLHPLFWDGRAGSLEELTLEVIEHPDEMRGTGTAVVERLSAVPAYAEAFAEIPGEPGVTIEKVTSAVAAFCRSVNGGKSRFDAFLRGRETALTDAELRGLHLYRTEARCMNCHDGPEMSDGKLHVTGLSLSGTPREDLGAYAVTGRPEDSGAFRTPTLRNIAKTGPYMHHGLFESLPVTLRAYNGGMPTQRDRINDPADPVPVKSPLLHELGLDDAQLGDLEAFLRSTTEPHRLVLPPDLPPHADDAPPPAIPPDAEAGHARP
- a CDS encoding agmatinase family protein codes for the protein MNDSHHTPPASEPLDPKQMKGYLAALKEESIPNKTYLEEMKRQVEIGLPGADSIGDKTISTFSRGELPHYAGINTLLKLKYLEDVREVGNYDVAFLGIPFDIGTTYRSGTRFGPQAMRRISALYTSYFYELGVDLVENVRMCDLGDVFTIGNIEKSFDQVSRAVSHVYSSGCFPFLMGGDHSLGYPNVRGIAPHVDGDIGIIHIDRHIDIQEKDMDERMHTCPWFHATNIPNAPAKNLVQVGIGGWQVPRPGVKIARERGTNIISMDDVDDHGIDKVAEMALEMAWKGNVKAVYLSFDIDSVDCGFVPGTGWPEPGGFLPREVLKLLKLVAREGICAMEVVEVSPAYDTSDITALLGVRAMLDVLATMVDEGILPRKEKAVSDAGIDGWKGT
- a CDS encoding hydrogenase maturation nickel metallochaperone HypA/HybF; translation: MHELSVAISIVDSLKDVLEEEDGGKVSSVSVAVGAHAGVVIEALRYAWGPATCGTPLEGSVLDVEAVPATVWCGRCASESVLPGVRLSCPACGAATPVLLSGKELDLLSFELERDLPPAEPPLRAFVPSRPS